The sequence TGGTTCTCGGTGGCCCTGATTATCTCCTCCTGTCTGTTCTCGAGGCCCGAACCCCAGAACTCGATCCCTTCAAAGCCGAATTTGGCGGCGTTATCCAGTTTTTCGGCCAGATCTCTTCCGGGGATAAGCCCTTCCTGGACCGCAAGTTTCATGGTTTCCTCCTCTTGTAGAAGGTTAAAACGGTATCGCCGTATCTCTCCTCCCTGATGCGGGTGAGGTTCTCCGTTTCCTCCGGGAGGAAAGACCTGAAAGGACGTTCGGCGATGACCATGGCATCATCGCTGAGGATCTGAGACCCGTCGAGCTTTCTGAGCGCCTTCTCCAGCAGGAATGAGCCATAAGGAGGATCGAGAAAGACAAGATCGAACTTCAACCCCATGTTCTCCATTGCCTTAAACGCCCTGAGAGCATCCTTCTGGAAGATGTGAACCGATTCATCTCCGAAGGGAAGACCACACAAGCGGAGATTTTCGCGGATGGCCTTGACACATCTGGGGTTTTTCTCGACGAAGAGGACGAACCCTGCCCCTCGGCTCAGAGCCTCTATTCCGACGGAACCCACCCCGGCAAAGAGATCGAGAAAGAAGCTTCCCGGCACGATATCCCTTATGATGGCGAAGAGGGATTCCCTGACCCTATCGGAGGTATATCTGACGGACCCCGATCGAACCGTGACAAGCCTCCTACCCTTGAACCTGCCGGCGATGACGCGCATGGCTAGACACCTCATCATGAAAGCGACTCTATTTTAACATCAACCTCAG comes from Candidatus Poribacteria bacterium and encodes:
- the rsmD gene encoding 16S rRNA (guanine(966)-N(2))-methyltransferase RsmD, with the protein product MRVIAGRFKGRRLVTVRSGSVRYTSDRVRESLFAIIRDIVPGSFFLDLFAGVGSVGIEALSRGAGFVLFVEKNPRCVKAIRENLRLCGLPFGDESVHIFQKDALRAFKAMENMGLKFDLVFLDPPYGSFLLEKALRKLDGSQILSDDAMVIAERPFRSFLPEETENLTRIREERYGDTVLTFYKRRKP